In the genome of Rhopalosiphum padi isolate XX-2018 chromosome 1, ASM2088224v1, whole genome shotgun sequence, the window tatttatacattaaaattaaatttaatagaacTATGATAttcctttaataatatacaatatcatttaatgtaaaaataataattacaaacatattgtattttattagtttttagtttataatatttattttaacttaaaacttataattttatttttgttaaaaaaaatactatttgtacaTTTgccttttgtaaatatttaaatattctttattgatATGTAAATACAATCTAGAAAACTAGACTATATTTGAAGTCAGCATTGTTCATCTTATCTGTAGTGTTATCTATAGATGAACTCTGTCAGAGTTTATATTGGAGAGAACAAGTCAGTTTGTGGACTAgtattttgcaaaataaatcATTCTTAATGCAcaaagtataattgtatatgattagatattatttattactgtgagataaattaaactattgtgAATGTATTATAATCAAGTTTCAGTATTAACTTAATTTGTGTTATAGATTTATGGTTGATGATAATCGAGCTATATTCATGTACAAGGATGGCTCACAAGCTTGGGATGCAAAGGATTTCCTGATACAACAAGAAGACTGTGTTGATGTGACAATTGAAAATCAAGTATACAAAGGTCCAGCCTCTCCATTTGtaagcatttaatatttttaaaattcaatatttgttgtataaaatgtttatttacttaaGTAGCCTATTTTAAATGTGACTTTAGGAATAGTTTCAATTTAgtcaagttttattttatgaattttattcaaCTAGTTTaccatttcaattaaattacatatataaatatattacacaataatatttttaaaaattaaaataattagtttaacctTTGATCTTTTCtagaaatattgatattaattgatACCATTAGTTactaaaaccaattttaatgaGAACTAATTTTTTTCAGGTTGAAGGAAACGTTGAAAAAGtggaattataattgtttttttctattagtttaagttatttatttatctcacttaatatatttgtatacagttgttctaaaaatgtcaaactttatttatatatatataattggctTTTTAGACATTGCCAGTCTAGCCACAATCATGCCTTCCTTTAATCGTCGTCTTTTAAAATTTGGAGCTACTCATTTACAGATAACTCTTCTAGAGTCTCTCTTCTCAAGTTTTCAACTAATCACTGGCCCCATTGTTGGAACATTAAGCGATCATTTTGGTCGTAAACCATTGCTTTTGCTTTCAATGATTTTTAGTGTTCTAGCATTTTTTGCCATGGGATACTGCGAATCTTATCTGTCAATCGCAATAATTCGATTGTTATTGGGATGTTTCAAACATACCCAAATGTTAGGAAAATCGTTGATTGGCGATAATGTACCTAAAACTCAACAGTTAAGTACCCATGGAAAATTGAACAGTTTCATTTCATTAGCATTTATGATAGCACCAATATATGGTGGTTATTTATCTGAACGCGAAAATGGTTTTTACTACTTGGCTTGTTCAACCAGTATACTTTGTGCCataaatgtcattattattacatttagtgTTCCAACTAAGATGATTAAAACAACTggtctaaaaaaaaacatgtttcacCATTTAAAAGAAGTCGATTGGATAGAATATTGGCCATTATTGTTCATGAGAATGATGTACACTGCAACACTATCGACAATGATGGTGACATTTGGTTTTGTCCTCATAGAAACTTATAAACTCACACCGTCCCAAGTGGGTTACACATTATCAGTTAATAGTTCAATTGGTGTTGCTACCGGATTTGCAGTTGCTAGATTGGAGCCATTTTTTCGTAAATAtagttcatttaaaaaatgtttctttagttttattttactgtttgtTGGATATGTTTGCTTATCATTTGCTCCAAACATAACGTTTCACATTATATGCATGGTTCCAATCATTGCAGCTGGTACTctaattgaagtatttttaaatgaaattttatcGGA includes:
- the LOC132921375 gene encoding major facilitator superfamily domain-containing protein 9 isoform X1, with product MSNFIYIYIIGFLDIASLATIMPSFNRRLLKFGATHLQITLLESLFSSFQLITGPIVGTLSDHFGRKPLLLLSMIFSVLAFFAMGYCESYLSIAIIRLLLGCFKHTQMLGKSLIGDNVPKTQQLSTHGKLNSFISLAFMIAPIYGGYLSERENGFYYLACSTSILCAINVIIITFSVPTKMIKTTGLKKNMFHHLKEVDWIEYWPLLFMRMMYTATLSTMMVTFGFVLIETYKLTPSQVGYTLSVNSSIGVATGFAVARLEPFFRKYSSFKKCFFSFILLFVGYVCLSFAPNITFHIICMVPIIAAGTLIEVFLNEILSETCMGENRGTLEGAMTSSISVARSITPVVAGLAMDVYGSSGAYIFAALAAISAAMLAKFYDKKTKRS